In Mangifera indica cultivar Alphonso chromosome 7, CATAS_Mindica_2.1, whole genome shotgun sequence, the genomic window AGTCATTTCAAAATGGTATTGAGATTATTTAATTCAAGTACATCCACGGAAGATAAAAATGGTGATCTTTActcttttatatcattttaagtCATCATGTAATTCAAAACTTAGCTTAAGACATCATGAAATGGAAGgtgaattaaatatttattgcaTAATAACAAAAGGAGATGTTGATCTTGAGGATGAACAAATTATACAACATATTACTTCTTGTCCATAATTTTGTCCTTGATGGCTTCAGCGGTTGCCTTGGTCGCATCTGAGACTAAACCCTTTACTTTATTTGTGACTTCTTCTGTCATTTTGTTCACCTGAATTTCCACAAACCCTTAAGGCGTTATTAATAGTTAACAAAAACTTGGGGATTTTTACATCATTGAGGAACTCTAGAAATCTATTAACcctaatatgttattttgaatACCAAAATGCCCTTGTTCCTATCCTTCTAAAACGcacaaaaaatttctttttgagaTGACTTTAATAAACTCCATAACCCGtatcaatattttttacatCCTCATGTTTCAATAATTGTTTCTTAACCTCCTACGTTAGCTTCTTTATTTATCCATATGTTCAATAAAATAcatgaattcaatctattttaatttataaaaaacagaCAAGATGAGAGAAATAAGATAATAGGGTTAGGATTTGCTATATCTTAAGTCCTCTAAGTTGATTGGAAAGTCTTGTTGTTAATATTAATGTATAATCAACTAGATAAATTGGATCACTATCACAGTGATAAGACTGTGTATATAAAAGATTGAGcaacattatatataaatatttttgagtgtgtgtatatatatatatatatatatatatatatatatatatatatatattatcatatgattaagtgttattttattattaatttaaattcaactaatcacataatgctatattatatatgtatttatttttgtattcaaaagtatgtatgtataattttattgtaaaagtaTGGTTTGGGTTCTTACACTTCCAGCGGTTGCAGCAGCCGTCTCTTTGACATATTTACTTGTATTTTTCACTGCCTTTGCACCTTCTTTTAATGCATCCGCCGCTTCTTTGGCTTTATTGCAGGCGTCTATTATCTCTTTATCCTTTTGGGACTGTGACCGGACATTAATTTCGTTTAATTACCTCTTCAATATCACATTGTAATTCa contains:
- the LOC123219962 gene encoding uncharacterized protein LOC123219962, whose translation is MATARFPRSLLGRNLWVNATRRYSQSQKDKEIIDACNKAKEAADALKEGAKAVKNTSKYVKETAAATAGSVNKMTEEVTNKVKGLVSDATKATAEAIKDKIMDKK